A single Anopheles maculipalpis chromosome 3RL, idAnoMacuDA_375_x, whole genome shotgun sequence DNA region contains:
- the LOC126565941 gene encoding annulin-like produces the protein MGSDANPYVYRIWPPRKAVKNSSIKDVLKVESIDLCFDENGKAFCTQSYEMMVNPRPTKRPRQLVVRRGAPFTVRLLCSRKFDLQVDTMVLVFSIVPLGNDKATFGSGTETYVLVHTNDTAASETGEPIDDWGAVLVGSKDKPNGKAELTLSITTPSYAPIARWTVQFHCRLDTTDAKSMLAIKDPMYLLYNPWCKEDPVYMEDAAGRKEYVLEDSTLICKPSKKGPYMTSWVLGQYEANVLDCALYIISEVGNIRAASSGNPVLVTRALTGALNSASGFGVLRGNWSGNYEDGTPPTGWTGSTKILQAFYDTGNTVNYGQCWVFAGVLTTVCRAIGIPSRIITNFESAGDHDASLSIDYYVDDTENAASNMTVDSIWNYHVWNEAWMKRKDLHNLNFDGWQVVDATPQQLSDGMFKCGPFPVAAIKQGYVHVPFDGDFIYAEVNADVIYWTIGNDQNPPKPIEIKTNQIGRDMSTKAIGSNKREDITDQYKQPENSKEEREVMKTAMQFSCQRFSSAGLAKRLLGHMVNDSNGNEEAITLEVKCDEELTIGLTFQFELTVTCTSAVSSVESFGFLVLKDSDYTGRHVETLKKVPFALKLEPLESKSIQVPLDFEEYSSTVSNKTNIKAICTAQVKGSDRTYLKVENFHLTPPVVELSLIEHSLAGPIAVQVALKNPLPIPLTRGRFTVEGSRFTDPLEKKYDLIPVGGTVNFIYSINLAHKGQMIVTASFVSNELKNVHGNLTILLPGEEEEEGEETPPVGK, from the exons ATGGGTTCCGATGCCAATCCTTATGTCTACAGAATATGGCCACCGCGTAAAG CGGTCAAGAACAGTTCGATTAAGGATGTGCTGAAGGTCGAATCGATTGATCTGTGTTTCgatgaaaatgggaaagcCTTCTGCACGCAATCCTACGAAATGATGGTTAACCCGCGCCCTACAAAACGTCCCCGGCAGTTGGTAGTGCGACGTGGTGCACCATTTACCGTGCGGTTGCTTTGCAGCCGTAAGTTCGATCTGCAAGTAGACacgatggtgttggtgttttCGATAGTTCCTTTAGGAAATGATAAGGCTACTTTCGGAAGTGGAACCGAAACCTATGTGTTGGTGCATACGAACGATACGGCTGCGAGCGAGACAGGTGAGCCGATAGATGATTGGGGAGCTGTACTGGTCGGTAGTAAGGATAAGCCTAATGGTAAGGCAGAGTTGACGCTGAGCATCACAACACCGTCTTATGCGCCGATCGCACGATGGACGGTACAGTTTCACTGCCGATTGGACACAACCGATGCGAAGAGCATGCTTGCGATAAAGGATCCAATGTACCTGCTGTACAATCCGTGGTGTAAAGAGGATCCAGTTTACATGGAAG ATGCGGCTGGTAGGAAAGAGTACGTCCTGGAAGATAGCACCCTCATTTGCAAACCATCCAAGAAAGGACCTTACATGACAAGCTGGGTCTTGGGTCAGTATGAAGCAAACGTGTTGGATTGTGCGCTTTACATTATATCGGAGGTGGGCAACATCAGGGCAGCGTCGTCCGGCAATCCGGTGCTCGTTACCAGAGCACTCACCGGTGCGTTAAACAGTGCGAGTGGGTTCGGTGTACTGCGAGGCAACTGGTCCGGCAATTATGAGGACGGAACTCCACCGACGGGTTGGACTGGCTCTACAAAGATACTGCAGGCATTCTACGATACGGGCAACACGGTCAATTACGGTCAGTGTTGGGTGTTTGCCGGCGTTTTGACGACCGTGTGCCGTGCGATCGGTATACCGAGCCGAATCATCACCAACTTTGAATCGGCCGGCGATCATGACGCTTCGTTATCGATCGACTACTACGTGGATGATACGGAAAATGCGGCCTCAAACATGACGGTGGACTCCATCTGGAATTATCACGTGTGGAACGAGGCGTGGATGAAGCGCAAGGATCTGCACAATCTCAACTTTGACGGTTGGCAGGTGGTAGATGCGACACCGCAGCAACTTTCCGACGGTATGTTTAAGTGTGGACCGTTTCCGGTCGCTGCGATCAAGCAGGGGTACGTGCACGTACCGTTCGATGGTGATTTTATCTACGCGGAGGTAAACGCTGACGTGATTTACTGGACGATCGGCAACGATCAGAATCCACCGAAACCGATTGAGATCAAGACGAATCAGATCGGGCGGGACATGAGCACGAAAGCGATCGGTTCGAACAAGCGGGAAGACATCACCGATCAGTACAAACAGCCGGAAAATTCGAAAGAGGAACGCGAGGTCATGAAAACGGCCATGCAGTTTAGCTGTCAACGATTTAGCAGTGCAGGGTTGGCGAAACGCTTGCTCGGCCACATGGTGAACGATAGCAATGGCAACGAGGAAGCGATCACGTTGGAAGTAAAGTGTGACGAAGAGCTCACGATTGGTTTGACGTTCCAGTTCGAGCTGACCGTTACGTGCACCAGTGCGGTAAGCTCGGTGGAAAGCTTCGGCTTTCTTGTGCTAAAAGATTCCGACTACACCGGACGGCACGTGGAAACGTTAAAAAAGGTCCCGTTCGCCCTGAAGCTGGAACCACTCGAGTCCAAATCCATACAGGTACCGCTAGATTTTGAGGAATACAGTAGTACTGTTTCGAACAAAACGAACATCAAAGCGATCTGTACAGCGCAGGTTAAGGGTAGCGATCGGACGTATTtgaaggtggaaaattttcatcTCACACCACCCGTGGTTGAGCTGTCGCTGATCGAACACAGCCTAGCGGGTCCGATAGCGGTGCAGGTTGCGCTTAAGAATCCTCTGCCGATACCACTGACACGTGGTCGCTTCACTGTCGAAGGATCACGGTTTACCGATCCACTCGAGAAAAAG TACGATCTCATCCCGGTTGGTGGAactgtaaattttatttattccatcAATCTAGCGCACAAAGGACAAATGATTGTAACTGCATCGTTTGTTTCGAATGAGTTGAAAAATGTGCACGGAAATCTAACGATACTGCTTCCTggggaagaggaagaggaaggaGAAGAGACCCCTCCTGTGGGAAAATGA
- the LOC126565940 gene encoding annulin-like: MEANGALPHTLPFAFESSSENDNENEIENESLSQLIIQKIDLCYEVNGVNHQTEKFEVMHTSTNKTGPTRLVIRRGQEFLLKLICNRPINPKMDTISLVLAVDPIANEWISYGHGSVVYLLLQTDDNPEEEHDSDWSAKLQSTTVNEDGDTELLVAISTSPNASVSKWTMTINIKSKRSELISSHPVLKPFYLLFNPWCVEDPVYLDNEDQRKEYVLEDMTTIWRGHKRSFYLRKWKLGQYEANILDVTLSILGKMARVSATYRGNPIKVCRALAGIVNSQDDAGILLGNWSTNSRGGTAPSAWTGSVKILKQYSETERPVGYGQCWVYAGVLATLCRALGIPCRIVTNFSSAQDSAASLTVDTYFNEEGNILENFSRDQVWNFHVWNEVWMKRPDIGKEQFDGWQVIDGTPLELSDGAYKLGPAPVLAVKNGLVNILYDCSLVFSAVNADQVYWRYRGSSKPLKLIRKDTTAIGKYIITKAVGVDEREDIVNNYKCNEESLKAKTVMVRALKLGQNCLTKHYLKQLDSEDRTVEGCDVKFELELNHETLIGQSFNIVLRIRNVSLDKPYTVKGRILLNHILYTGKSIRIIKSNTFCIRIKPNGEQTNLVPITFDDYYKPGMDEAIFKVISTATIEGLDYNYFSQDDYRLCKPIVQLQLRGTPVINSSVPVLAKFDNPLPVAIKGGFFHIECSGIGGTFTKEVAPIGARMPYEDSFLIVPSFAGHNQLSIKFVSNELNDVEGLLSFVVEDRKEDVKPVVCRFEPRSS, from the exons ATGGAAGCAAACGGTGCATTACCGCATACGTTGCCATTTGCATTTGAGTCGTCTTCTGAAAATG ATAACGAAAATGAGATTGAAAATGAATCTCTGTCACAGCTGATCATCCAAAAAATCGACCTCTGTTATGAAGTCAATGGTGTCAATCATCAAACGGAAAAGTTTGAGGTTATGCACACATCGACGAATAAAACGGGACCTACCCGGTTGGTCATCCGCCGGGGTCAGGAGTTTCTTCTAAAACTCATCTGCAACCGACCAATCAATCCGAAAATGGATACAATTTCTCTGGTGCTGGCAGTTGATCCAATCGCGAACGAATGGATCAGCTATGGACACGGATCGGTTGTGTACTTGTTACTGCAAACCGATGATAACCCCGAAGAGGAACATGATTCCGATTGGAGCGCCAAACTGCAATCGACCACTGTAAACGAGGACGGCGATACTGAGCTACTCGTTGCAATAAGCACATCTCCAAACGCCTCTGTTTCCAAATGGACCATGACGATCAACATCAAATCGAAAAGATCGGAGCTGATCAGCAGTCATCCGGTATTGAAACCTTTCTATTTGCTTTTCAATCCCTGGTGCGTTGAGGATCCCGTTTATCTGGATA ATGAGGACCAACGAAAAGAATATGTACTGGAAGACATGACAACTATATGGAGAGGACACAAGCGAAGTTTTTATTTACGTAAATGGAAACTTGGTCAATACGAAGCGAACATCCTTGATGTGACCTTATCGATCTTAGGCAAAATGGCGCGTGTTTCTGCTACGTATCGTGGAAATCCTATTAAAGTATGTCGCGCACTAGCAGGAATAGTCAATAGCCAAGATGATGCTGGTATACTTCTTGGTAACTGGTCTACTAATTCTAGAGGCGGTACAGCCCCTTCTGCATGGACCGGTTCAGTGAAAATCCTTAAACAGTATAGCGAAACGGAAAGACCGGTTGGCTATGGACAGTGTTGGGTTTATGCCGGTGTACTGGCGACGCTGTGTCGCGCCTTGGGAATACCGTGCCGTATCGTTACCAACTTTTCGTCCGCACAAGATTCCGCTGCATCGCTTACAGTGGACACGTATTTCAACGAAGAAGGCAACATCCTGGAGAACTTTTCGCGTGATCAAGTCTGGAACTTCCACGTATGGAACGAGGTGTGGATGAAACGACCGGATATCGGCAAAGAACAGTTCGATGGATGGCAGGTAATTGACGGTACACCCTTAGAGTTATCGGACGGTGCTTACAAACTTGGACCCGCACCGGTGCTGGCCGTTAAGAATGGTCTGGTGAACATTCTATACGATTGTAGCTTGGTGTTTTCTGCAGTGAACGCCGATCAAGTTTATTGGCGCTACCGTGGATCAAGCAAACCGTTGAAGTTAATTCGAAAGGATACGACTGCGATCGGAAAGTACATCATTACGAAAGCAGTCGGAGTAGACGAGAGAGAAGACATCGTCAATAACTACAAGTGTAACGAAGAATCGTTAAAAGCAAAGACTGTAATGGTGCGTGCCCTTAAACTTGGTCAAAATTGTCTAACCAAGCATTATCTCAAGCAGCTCGACAGTGAAGATCGTACAGTGGAAGGATGTGATGTTAAATTTGAGCTCGAGCTGAATCATGAAACCCTTATCGGACAATCTTTCAACATTGTGCTGCGTATAAGAAACGTTTCCTTGGATAAACCATACACGGTCAAGGGTAGAATTCTCCTCAACCACATACTGTACACCGGTAAGAGCATCAGAATTATTAAAAGCAATACATTTTGCATTCGCATCAAACCAAACGGAGAGCAAACAAACTTGGTGCCGATTACATTTGACGATTACTACAAGCCGGGCATGGATGAAGCCATCTTTAAAGTGATCAGTACGGCGACTATCGAGGGTTTGGATTATAATTATTTCTCGCAGGACGATTACCGGCTTTGCAAGCCGATTGTGCAACTGCAGCTCAGAGGCACTCCTGTGATTAATTCTTCAGTACCAGTATTAGCTAAGTTTGACAATCCACTCCCAGTGGCCATTAAAGGAGGTTTCTTCCATATTGAGTGCTCTGGTATAGGCGGAACCTTTACCAAAGAG GTTGCTCCAATCGGTGCAAGGATGCCATACGAAGATTCCTTCCTGATAGTGCCGTCATTCGCAGGGCACAATCAGTTGTCGATCAAATTCGTATCAAACGAGTTGAACGATGTAGAGGGGTTGCTTAGTTTTGTGGTAGAGGATCGCAAGGAGGATGTTAAACCAGTTGTATGCCGGTTTGAACCTCGGAGTTCATAA